The DNA sequence ACCAGCGTGCCTGAGCCACCCCGCCGCTGGCCCGGAGAGGCGTTGACCGCTGCATTGACTGTCAAACAGGCATTGATCGCTTGATGTCCCCGGTGGCCAACTTACTCTGGGTGCGCTGACGTGTCAGCGGCCCACTCCCAGCCGGCGTCCAGTGCCAACGCAATGTGGCCACCTGCACGCCCGACCCGGATGGGGCTGCCCAGCTACGCGTCAGCGCTTCATCCCGTGGAATAACCCTGGGCCTCCACCGAGCGACTTGCTCGGATCCATGAGCGCTATTGGTCTTCCCCGTCACCCGTCAGCGGCACACTGTATTTCAACACGAGGTCTGCGATTTCCAGACCGTTCAGGAGGGAGATCGGCTGCCGGTCGGAGGCTTTCGCTTCCTCCTGCGCCCCTGGACTGTAATCCCCAGTGGTCATGAACCACCCGACCTCTCCGTGCGACAGGCTGCCACGCAGCTTCTGTACTTCCGGGCGAGAGACATTGCCTTTATACCGTTTCACCTGCACGGCCACGCGAATGCGAATGAGATCCTCAATGACCAGTAAGCCCCGCACGTCCACCCCCGCGTCATTTGTAGGATGCGTCTCCTGAACGTCTTGCACGCCGATGGCTGTCATGACCCGGGCGCACAACCGCTCGAACTCCGTAGGCGTCAGCTTCAGGAACTCCCGAAGCAAAGCTTTGCGGCTTGGGGCACGCTTCTTTGGCAACGCTGCTGCGGGTTCTGGACGCACCGTCACTTTGGAAGACCGCCTTATTTTCTGAGTCGTCTTCCCCGGGGCTTCGCGCGGTGGCTTTGACATGATGGCTGACGCTGTCCCCTCGCCCAACCAACGCAACTGCTTGTTAGCTGTCACCTCGAATCGTGGCTGTTGACCAGCCAGCGCCCGCACGTCCCGGTCAATCATGACTGCATCGAAGATGTTGGACGCGCCGGTCTGAACGTTCTGTGCGTCAAGGCGGCGTAACACATCCGAAAAGACCTGCGGCCCCTGCGTACCCTGCATGACCTGTGTCAGGGCCTCAAGAAGCGCGG is a window from the Deinococcus aquaedulcis genome containing:
- a CDS encoding restriction endonuclease gives rise to the protein MTRKSPVRKLRSAARPKITPGQAALLEALTQVMQGTQGPQVFSDVLRRLDAQNVQTGASNIFDAVMIDRDVRALAGQQPRFEVTANKQLRWLGEGTASAIMSKPPREAPGKTTQKIRRSSKVTVRPEPAAALPKKRAPSRKALLREFLKLTPTEFERLCARVMTAIGVQDVQETHPTNDAGVDVRGLLVIEDLIRIRVAVQVKRYKGNVSRPEVQKLRGSLSHGEVGWFMTTGDYSPGAQEEAKASDRQPISLLNGLEIADLVLKYSVPLTGDGEDQ